A single Pseudomonas sp. HN11 DNA region contains:
- a CDS encoding enoyl-CoA hydratase/isomerase family protein: MTIDSPVLSHVQAGVAWITLNRGPQRNALDIPTLKHLHALLDAFDTDAAVRVVVLTGNGRSFCAGADLAEWADAEARGALETYGWTQTAHALMTRLHALDKPTIAAINGTAVGAGMDLTLCCDLRIAAQSARFKAGYTSMAYSPDAGASWHLPRLIGSEQAKRLLFLDELWSADRALAAGLVGEVVADDQLHAHATELATRLASGPTFAFTQTKTLIREGAERSLPEQLQAELAAGLLCGRSADGAEALRASMEKRLPNFSGQ; encoded by the coding sequence ATGACGATCGATTCGCCCGTGCTCAGTCATGTACAAGCCGGCGTTGCCTGGATCACCCTCAACCGTGGCCCGCAGCGCAATGCCTTGGACATTCCCACTCTCAAGCACCTGCACGCCTTGCTCGATGCCTTCGACACTGACGCCGCTGTGCGCGTGGTGGTGTTGACCGGCAACGGTCGTAGCTTCTGCGCGGGTGCCGACCTGGCCGAATGGGCCGACGCCGAAGCCCGGGGCGCCCTTGAGACCTATGGCTGGACGCAAACCGCCCACGCCTTGATGACTCGTTTGCATGCCCTCGACAAACCCACGATTGCCGCCATCAACGGCACCGCCGTCGGCGCGGGCATGGACCTGACCCTGTGCTGCGATCTACGCATCGCTGCCCAATCGGCGCGCTTCAAGGCCGGCTACACCAGCATGGCGTACTCGCCGGACGCCGGTGCCAGCTGGCACTTGCCGCGCCTGATCGGCAGCGAACAAGCCAAGCGCCTGCTGTTCCTTGACGAACTGTGGAGCGCCGACCGAGCCCTGGCCGCCGGCCTGGTGGGGGAAGTGGTCGCGGATGATCAACTGCACGCCCATGCCACCGAACTCGCCACGCGCCTGGCCAGCGGCCCGACCTTTGCCTTCACCCAGACCAAGACCCTGATCCGTGAAGGCGCCGAGCGCAGCCTGCCCGAGCAACTGCAGGCCGAACTGGCCGCTGGCCTGTTGTGTGGACGCAGTGCCGACGGCGCCGAAGCCTTGCGTGCCTCCATGGAAAAACGCCTTCCGAACTTCTCCGGCCAATAA
- a CDS encoding acetate--CoA ligase family protein, with product MSQVIRDNLRRLLAPRHLAFVGGRSMARALKRCAEGGFTGPMWLVNPQHDSLDGIPCVRRVADLPCGPDAVFIATNRELTLTCVAELAAIGTGGAICYASGFAETGASGAAIQQQLLKAAGDMALLGPNCYGLLDYLHSSALWPVAHGGKPVEKGVAVLTQSGNFAYNLSMSDRSLPVAYMASVGNQAQLGVAELMDVLLDEPRVTAIGLHLEGLKNVPGFARAAHKALEKGIPIIALKTGVSQIGAELALSHTSSLSGSDTLYDSLFARLGVIRVSGPVSFVETLKAAACGNLPAGNRLIALACSGGDAGLIADYAERNHLVLPKLDEGQRSELAQVLPSYANLVNPLDFTTAIWGDRDALNAMLDTALRTEADAAMLVLDYPAEFTGERKECDLLLELFCAALDRHGKTGFVTSAFPELLPVHARERLHAQGIAALQGVEDALAAWGRIADYQNTRCVLLERGESTLEPLCPKALDDSGGALDEWASKQALRAFGLATPAGVLSTPGRAVSDAELLGYPLVLKAVSAQLPHKTEAGAVVLNLQDGMALTTALEQMREQVSAHAPHVIFDQLLLESMATPPLAELIVGIKRENDFGLALVIGAGGILVELLKDSRSLLLPTTDSAIRNALLSLRSAALLQGFRGREVADMDALVAAIRAVADYACANAGQLLELDVNPLLVSAQGAMAVDALIRLGDEHAR from the coding sequence ATGTCCCAGGTTATTCGCGACAACCTCAGGCGCCTGTTGGCGCCCCGGCATCTGGCGTTCGTGGGCGGACGCAGCATGGCGCGGGCGCTCAAGCGCTGCGCCGAGGGTGGTTTTACCGGGCCGATGTGGCTGGTCAATCCGCAGCATGACAGCCTCGATGGCATCCCCTGTGTACGCCGCGTGGCGGATTTACCCTGCGGGCCGGATGCGGTGTTTATCGCCACCAACCGTGAGTTGACGCTGACCTGCGTGGCAGAGCTGGCCGCCATCGGCACCGGGGGCGCCATTTGCTATGCCTCGGGTTTTGCCGAAACCGGTGCCAGCGGTGCGGCCATTCAGCAGCAGCTATTAAAGGCGGCAGGCGATATGGCCTTGCTCGGCCCCAATTGCTACGGCCTGCTCGACTACCTGCACAGCTCAGCGCTGTGGCCGGTCGCCCATGGCGGCAAGCCCGTGGAGAAGGGCGTGGCGGTGCTGACCCAGAGCGGCAACTTCGCCTACAACCTGTCGATGAGCGACCGTTCGCTACCCGTGGCCTATATGGCTTCGGTGGGTAACCAGGCGCAGCTGGGCGTTGCCGAGTTGATGGATGTGTTGCTCGATGAGCCACGCGTCACCGCCATTGGCCTGCACCTGGAAGGCTTGAAGAATGTGCCGGGGTTTGCCCGAGCAGCGCACAAGGCGCTGGAGAAAGGTATTCCGATTATCGCGTTGAAAACCGGCGTTTCGCAGATCGGTGCCGAGCTGGCCTTGAGTCACACCAGCTCGCTGTCCGGCTCCGATACGCTGTACGACAGCCTGTTTGCGCGCCTGGGCGTGATCCGTGTCAGCGGGCCGGTGAGTTTTGTCGAAACCCTCAAGGCCGCCGCGTGCGGCAACCTTCCGGCGGGCAACCGCCTGATTGCACTGGCCTGTTCCGGTGGCGATGCGGGGCTGATTGCCGACTATGCCGAACGCAATCATCTGGTCCTGCCCAAGCTCGATGAAGGCCAGCGCAGTGAGCTGGCGCAGGTGTTGCCCAGCTACGCCAACCTGGTCAACCCGCTGGATTTCACCACCGCCATCTGGGGCGACCGTGATGCCCTCAACGCGATGCTCGACACTGCGCTGCGTACCGAGGCGGATGCCGCCATGTTGGTGCTGGACTACCCGGCTGAATTTACCGGCGAGCGCAAGGAATGCGACCTGCTGCTGGAGCTGTTTTGCGCCGCGCTCGATCGGCATGGCAAGACCGGATTTGTCACCTCCGCCTTTCCCGAATTGTTGCCAGTCCATGCCCGCGAGCGCCTGCATGCTCAGGGCATTGCCGCGCTGCAAGGCGTAGAGGATGCCCTGGCGGCCTGGGGACGGATTGCCGACTACCAGAACACCCGCTGCGTGTTGCTGGAACGAGGGGAGTCGACCCTCGAGCCCTTGTGCCCAAAAGCCCTGGATGACAGCGGCGGGGCCTTGGACGAGTGGGCCTCCAAGCAAGCCTTGCGTGCGTTCGGCCTGGCTACACCGGCCGGCGTACTGAGTACGCCGGGAAGGGCGGTCAGCGATGCAGAGTTGCTGGGCTATCCCCTGGTGCTCAAGGCGGTCAGCGCGCAGTTGCCGCATAAGACCGAGGCCGGTGCCGTGGTGCTGAACCTGCAAGATGGCATGGCCCTCACCACCGCACTTGAGCAAATGCGCGAGCAGGTCTCGGCTCATGCGCCGCATGTCATCTTCGATCAGTTACTGCTGGAATCCATGGCGACCCCGCCGTTGGCGGAGTTGATCGTGGGCATCAAGCGCGAAAACGACTTCGGCCTGGCCCTGGTCATCGGTGCCGGTGGCATCCTGGTAGAACTGCTCAAGGACAGCCGCAGCCTGTTGTTGCCGACGACCGACAGTGCCATTCGCAATGCCTTGCTCAGCCTGCGCAGCGCCGCGTTGCTGCAAGGTTTTCGCGGGCGTGAAGTGGCGGATATGGACGCATTGGTGGCGGCGATCCGTGCCGTGGCCGACTACGCCTGTGCCAACGCCGGGCAATTGCTGGAGCTGGATGTGAACCCATTGTTGGTCAGTGCCCAGGGCGCCATGGCGGTCGATGCATTGATTCGTCTAGGAGATGAACATGCAAGATAA
- a CDS encoding class II aldolase/adducin family protein, producing MTHCAEQQLREQLAACYRLIAHYRMSDLIFTHISVRIPGPEHHFLINPYGLMFDEITASSLVKIGLDGRAVEPSAYAVNPAGFVIHSAIHGAREDAHCVLHTHTRAGCAVAALECGLLPVNQISMEFYGKVAYHDYEGVALDMDEQQRLVRDLGDKPVLMLRNHGLLTVGETVSQAFLRMYYLEKACDIQIAAQACGKLVLPSDEVCAYTEQQFNNPGRPLQEGELVDLDAMQLAWAALLRMLDRVSPGYRD from the coding sequence ATGACTCATTGCGCCGAACAGCAGCTCCGTGAACAGCTCGCGGCGTGCTACCGATTGATCGCGCACTACCGCATGAGTGATCTGATTTTTACGCATATTTCGGTACGTATTCCCGGGCCCGAGCATCACTTCCTGATCAACCCTTACGGGCTGATGTTCGATGAAATCACGGCATCAAGCCTGGTGAAAATCGGCCTGGACGGTCGTGCCGTGGAGCCATCGGCTTACGCGGTCAACCCGGCGGGTTTTGTGATCCACAGCGCGATTCACGGTGCGCGCGAAGACGCCCACTGCGTGCTGCACACTCACACCCGTGCAGGTTGCGCAGTGGCTGCGTTGGAGTGTGGGTTGTTGCCGGTCAACCAGATATCCATGGAGTTCTATGGCAAGGTCGCCTACCACGACTACGAAGGCGTGGCCCTGGACATGGATGAGCAACAGCGGCTGGTGCGGGACTTGGGCGACAAACCGGTGCTGATGTTGCGCAACCATGGCCTGCTCACCGTCGGCGAGACGGTCAGCCAGGCATTCCTGCGCATGTATTACTTGGAAAAGGCCTGCGATATCCAGATCGCCGCCCAGGCGTGCGGCAAGCTGGTGCTGCCGTCTGACGAGGTTTGCGCCTACACCGAACAGCAATTCAACAACCCTGGGCGACCGCTGCAAGAAGGTGAGTTGGTCGACCTGGATGCCATGCAACTGGCCTGGGCGGCGTTGCTGCGGATGCTGGATCGGGTGTCGCCGGGTTATCGCGACTGA
- a CDS encoding acyl-CoA dehydrogenase family protein, translated as MNFQLSQEQDMLVDAVRSFVAKELLPHEEAVDRADEVSPELAAQIRDKALAAGFYAFNMPEEVGGGGLDYLSQALIERELSKVSWALHVFVARPSKILMACTGSQIGDYLLPCVQGKKIDCFALTEPGAGSDANAIKTRAVCSGDDFVINGSKHFISHAGHADFAIVFAVTDTYEHNGRQRNAVTSFLVDRGTPGMTIRRGPKCVSNRGYHTYEIFFDDCRVPASKVLGEVGKGWDVANAWLTAGRVMVAANCVGQAQRALDVSLQWAADRKQFGQPIGTYQGVSFKLADMATQIRAAELLTLHTAWKMDQGSMTDGEAGMAKLFASETLGKVADEAVQIFGGMGLMDEGPVERIWRNARIERIWEGTSEIQRHIIARELLRPL; from the coding sequence ATGAATTTCCAACTCAGCCAAGAACAAGACATGCTGGTGGACGCGGTACGCAGTTTTGTTGCCAAGGAATTGTTGCCCCATGAAGAAGCCGTGGACCGTGCCGATGAGGTCTCGCCCGAATTGGCTGCGCAGATCCGCGACAAGGCGCTTGCCGCCGGTTTCTATGCCTTCAACATGCCGGAAGAAGTGGGTGGCGGTGGCCTGGATTACCTGTCCCAGGCCCTGATCGAGCGGGAGTTGTCCAAAGTTTCCTGGGCGTTGCATGTGTTTGTCGCGCGGCCGTCCAAGATCCTCATGGCGTGCACTGGCTCACAGATTGGCGACTACCTGTTGCCCTGTGTGCAAGGCAAGAAAATCGACTGTTTTGCCTTGACCGAACCCGGCGCCGGTTCCGACGCCAATGCCATCAAGACCCGCGCCGTGTGCAGTGGCGATGACTTCGTGATCAACGGCAGCAAGCACTTTATCAGCCATGCCGGGCACGCCGATTTCGCCATCGTGTTTGCGGTCACCGACACTTACGAACACAACGGTCGGCAACGCAATGCGGTCACTTCGTTCCTGGTGGATCGCGGTACGCCTGGCATGACCATCCGCCGTGGCCCCAAGTGCGTGAGCAACCGGGGTTATCACACCTATGAAATATTCTTCGATGATTGCCGCGTCCCGGCGTCCAAGGTGCTGGGCGAAGTCGGCAAGGGCTGGGACGTGGCCAACGCTTGGCTGACGGCCGGCCGTGTGATGGTCGCCGCGAATTGCGTCGGTCAGGCCCAGCGTGCGCTGGATGTGTCATTGCAATGGGCGGCGGACCGCAAGCAGTTCGGCCAGCCGATCGGCACCTACCAAGGCGTGAGCTTCAAGCTGGCCGACATGGCCACGCAGATCCGCGCCGCTGAACTGCTGACCCTGCACACCGCCTGGAAAATGGATCAGGGCAGCATGACCGACGGCGAGGCGGGCATGGCCAAGCTGTTTGCCAGTGAAACCCTTGGCAAGGTGGCTGACGAGGCGGTGCAGATTTTTGGCGGCATGGGCTTGATGGATGAAGGTCCGGTAGAACGTATTTGGCGCAACGCGCGGATCGAGCGGATATGGGAAGGCACGTCGGAAATCCAGCGCCATATCATCGCCCGTGAACTGTTGCGGCCCCTGTAG
- a CDS encoding TetR family transcriptional regulator C-terminal domain-containing protein → MTQESRFSRMEPQVRKANLVQATLTCLKRDGFQGASIRKISAEAGVSVGLISHHYSGKDELVAEAYRTITDQVMSLLRETMAKAPPNPRERLSALFRGSFSAELLDPHLLDAWLVFWGAVKTAPAINLAHEHSYGEYRTIMRSALTDMAREEGWKHFDADLAAIGLSALLDGLWLESGLNPGTFTPEQGIQICEAWVDGLQAGGRQRYQLES, encoded by the coding sequence ATGACCCAGGAATCCCGTTTTTCCCGGATGGAACCGCAAGTGCGCAAGGCCAACCTGGTCCAGGCCACGCTTACTTGCCTCAAGCGCGATGGTTTTCAGGGCGCATCGATCCGCAAGATCAGTGCCGAGGCCGGGGTGTCGGTGGGGCTGATCAGCCATCACTATTCGGGCAAGGACGAACTGGTGGCCGAGGCCTATCGCACCATCACCGATCAGGTCATGAGCCTGTTGCGCGAGACCATGGCCAAGGCACCACCGAACCCTCGGGAGCGTCTGTCGGCGTTGTTCCGTGGTTCGTTTTCCGCCGAATTGCTTGACCCGCACCTGCTGGACGCCTGGCTGGTGTTCTGGGGCGCGGTCAAGACCGCGCCGGCGATCAACCTGGCGCACGAACACTCCTATGGCGAGTACCGCACCATCATGCGTTCGGCCCTGACCGATATGGCCAGGGAGGAGGGCTGGAAGCACTTCGATGCCGATCTTGCGGCCATCGGCCTGAGCGCACTGCTCGACGGGTTGTGGCTGGAATCGGGGCTCAACCCCGGCACCTTCACACCCGAGCAGGGCATTCAAATCTGTGAAGCCTGGGTGGACGGCCTGCAGGCTGGCGGTCGCCAGCGTTACCAGCTCGAATCCTGA